The Ignavibacteriota bacterium sequence CAAGTTATGATTTTTATTTTCAAAATGCAAATTAAATTATTATTACACAATTAACATAAAATTGCTATCTCGAATTTAAATTTTAATCATTTTAATAATTCTATGCCTAAAAGTAAATATGTATTATTTACTAAGGCATGAACTAATGCCGCATAAAAAACATTTTTAGTTTTCAGATATGTAAAACCGTAGGACCAGCCGGCTATTGAGGCTAAAGCGACAAATACAATTGAACCGGCATGAAAATGTACAATTCCAAAAATAACGCTTGTAATTGCGAGAGCCGTATACGTTCCGATTTTATCTATTTTTTTCTTTTCTATTAAATATGCCGCAATGAAAATCGCGATAGTTGCTGAAGGAATAACCCAGCCGTAATTTCCTTTCATAAAGTAGCCAGTTAAAAGAGAAAGGATTAACAAAATTATCATCCCCCATTTCCAAAAGATTAACCATTTCTGTGATTGATAAATTCTTTTAGAAAGTAAATTTTGAAGAAGTCCTCTAAAAAAAAGTTCCTCAAAAATTGCGGTATGCAGAAAAACAATTAAAATTTTACCAAAAATACTTAATATAAAATTTATTGAAAAATCGTTATAACCGATAAATTTAAAAAATCCGAAATTGACCCCAATTAACAAAGCTGCGGCATAAAATAAAAGCCATGAAATAACCGCAATCTTTAAGAAACCCAAATTAAAAACGGGAAAGAAACCAACATCATTTAATTTACGGACAATAGAAAAACTATATACACAAACAATTATAATTACGATTCTAAAAAGTGAATCAAATCCGCCGCCGTTAATGGGCATATTTGTATTCGGTTCAAATTTAACTAGCGTGGTCGGAAGTAAAAACAAAGTGAAAGTAAAAAAATCAATCCAATCGATTTTATATAGATTATCATTTTTGGCGATAAATATTAAGGTAGGAAATAAAATAAAAAACGGGAATAAAAATGTTGTTCCTTTTAGTGGATTATCACCATTTAGCACAATGTAAGAATAATAAAAAATAATGACAGCAATAGGGAATATAATGGCTTTACGAATATTGAAATTTATTAATGCAGATAAATATTTTGCCACTTTTGGAGAACCAATAAGAAAAAAAACTAAATACGCGGAAACAAAATAAAATGAAGATATTAAAATATCAGTAGTCTCAGTTGAATTCCAAGTAAAAGATAGAAACACGAAGTATAGCGCAAACGTAAGAATTACGCTTTGGTAAATTTCCTTTTTGATAGGACTAAATATTTCTGAAATATTCAATGGAATATTTAATTTAGTTGATTAAGCAATTCTTTAAAACTATAATATTCATAAGGTTCATTTGCCGCTGGTGTATTTACGCCGGCATTTGAAACCCAAAACTCCATAGTTTGCGGAGCAAATAATACATTGTGTAAATTACTTTTCATCGCAACAGGTCTATCCATTAAATGAATAGCGCTTTCCGAATCTATTTTGCCGAAATTTTCTTTTATTCTTGCTACTAAATCTTTATAACGATTTCCTGCAGACATAATCACAGCGTCCTGAACAGGTTCTTCAAGCTGTTTATGGTAAGTATTCGGATTAATAATTTCAAATCTTTTAGGTGATGTAGCCAATCCTTTTGCATCGGGAATTTTACCGTCGGCAATAACATAATAATATTCACAAGTGCGCGGAGTATCTTCAAAAAGTTTTACAGCTTCTGATAAGGACTTAGTACTTTCTAATCCGTCGCGCATTAAAAATGCCATCGGCATTCCATCCCATTCTCCTTCTCCTCTTCCTCCCATTTCTCCAAAACTAACTTGTTTATCATTCATTCCGGTTACTGATCCAATAAATCCGGCATATCCAACATTTACAAATGAGTTGTAGCCTTTTGGCTGAATAATGAAAACTACAGCATTGAATTGAAGTCCTATTTCTGTCATATAATCCAAAACCCTTCCATGGAAAAGTTTTCCATTTGAAGTTGAAGAATTAAAAACAGCAAATCCGGAACAATGAAATAATTCAGGGAATACATTTGTTAAATGAATTTCGTCCAAACTAATTCCGGACGTTTCTGAAAGGCCAACCATTTCATCTTCATATCTTTGAGGAATAAACGGTTTCAGTCTTTTATATGCATCTCTAAAATCATCAATAAACCACGATCTTTTTTCATTAGTGTAAACCCAGCACATTGTGTATAGTGTTGCATCAACCATATCTCTAATTTCATCTTTAAGAAGCGCTCCGTGAATTTGTCCTATTTCTTTATGTGAACCTTTAGCAAGTAAAACTCTGTTATTATCTTTGTAAATCAACTTACCTTTGCCAAACAATTTTTCCTTTCTGATAATTTTTGGAGCTTCGATTCTTGAAAGCAATAGCCCGCCGGTTCTTAAAGCTCCGCGGTATATAGCGGTATTCAATTCCTCACGTTTAATTTTAATAACTTTTGTTTCTTTATTTTGAGGGAATAGTGAATTTACAATACTGTTGATTTCCTCAAAATGAATAACTGCTTTAGATTTGTCGTTTGTAAGAATTAGCGAAACATCGTTGCCGTTTTCTTTATTTAATAATAATTGAATTAGAGTTGAGTCAATTTTTGTGTTTACCGAAGAATATAATTTATCATTTTCATTTTTTTCATCAAATGAACAATTAAACAAAATCCATGAAGCCAATCCCAATTTTTTTACTGCGGAGGATTCAAGCAGTTCTTTGGACTGCGGATATTTCGCCAAGACGTCGCCGATAAGCTTAATTACGTCAAAATTCTTCTTGTCTTTGCCGCCGCCCGCAACAATAACATTTGAAGGTGACATAAATACTTTTGTTGAATCGTTGTCGCTCTTAATAATATAGTTATTTTGATTATAGAAAACATCTGCGTTAAAATAATTTTCTCCGGTGTGAGAAATTTTGGCAATCAATGAATCTGATTTGTTGGATTTTGCGACTTCTATCGACACGAGAAAATTATAATTATCGCTTCCATTCTTTAGGTAGAAAGTTATATCGTTTAATAATGAATAAATTTTGTATGATGTGTGAATTCTGTTCCAATAAATTAAAACAGTCAATAACAAGACAAATAAAATACCAATCAATCCTTTTTTAATTATGTTTTTCATTTCATAACTCCAATGAAATTTAATTAACCGAACTTTAATTTATAAATTAAAATTATTAGTCCCAAAGGAAGCACAAAAACTTGAGACAAAATAATTGCCGCATCATTTGTTAAAATGCCGTAAGTCATCCACAAAAAATTATTTACGGAAATTAAAATAAAAGTAGGAAGTGAAAGAGCTTTTGTATCTTTTGTCCTAATGGTTTGTATTGCTTGAGGAATAAAAATTAGTGAGCCAACAGCAGCCGCAAAATATCCAATAATTTCAGGAATGCTCATATTTTATCCCAATAAAGCGGTTGAATTAAATAATTTCGAAAAAAAATAGAATTGATTTGTTTTAAATAAAATTATAAACAATACCCATTTGCCAAGATTCTTTCATCTGAGCAATTACGGATTCCGATTTTTTAAATATAAAATTATAAGTAAAACTTACGTTAAGCCAGCTATTCACTTTTGCAACCATACTATTGTCCCATCGAACATCCCACACATCAATTTCTTCAAATCTAGTAAACAAAATTAGATTTGATTCGGCAAAAATATTATCGTCCAATTTAATTTTTGCGTTTGTCACACTTTCAAAACCGGTTTCAAATTTATAAGTCTCCTCTTTATCAGAAGTTGAAACGTCATTGGTATATTTTGTATATCTGTCCGCAGTTGTATGTTGAAGCGCAATACCAAGTCTTGTTTGAAGCGCCGAAAGCTTGTCATAAGTAAACCCAACGCTTTGCGTTATAATTGCGGGATCAAAAAAATCAGCTACTTTTACAGGTTTGGGACCTGAATAATCAAAGCCAGTTGTTAACTGTGTTCTTATTGAATTACTGAAAAACGGATCGACTTTCCAGCTTGCATGATAGGAAAGTACTTGATCCAAATAAAATTCATTTTCGTTGGTTCTGTAATCTTTTCCGTCAAACTTTGTTCTGCCGTATAACGAACGAAACTTTGTCTTAAACCCTATATCATCATCATCAAACTTAAAATTAAAATCGTAATTTAAAGTCCACGTTAATGAATTTTCTCCGCCTTTTGTCCAATTGCTGAAAGCAACTTGACTAAAATTTAATCCACCAACCATAGTTGTTGACCATCTGCTGTCAACTGTGTCTTTAATTTGCGCTTGAATTTCTAAAAAGGCAGAAAGGAAAAACACAATTATAATGAGAAAAATTTTGTTCAACTTCATCATAAAATTTGCATAAATTTTGCAATCGATTGTTTAGCTAAACCAAAGATAAACAATGATTTGTATAATGTCAATTAAACTACCTTAATAAGAAGTTTTTAACCGATTTTGACTAATAGATCCAAAATTTCATCAGCTGAAGCGGTTCCGGTTTGAAATAATTTTTGAACCGTCACAGCGGCGGCTACATTAGCCAATTCTAATGTTTCCTGTAAACTGCATTTGCATCCCAAAGCGCAGGCTATTGCCGAAAAAACCGTATCCCCGGCGCCGACAATATCCAATTCGCCTTGCAATTTAATACCAAAAGTCTCACAGAAGCCATTTTTATCAGTACCGATTATTCCATTTTCTCCCCTGGTAATAAAAACAGGCTTTTGAGTTTTACTAAACAATTCATCGGCAATATGCATTAAATCGCCAACCTGCAAATCTCGCTTATCAAGATATTCATTGGAAGATAAATATGCGGCTTCTTTGTTGTTTAATTTATAACTCACATTATTAAATTTGGATGCAAAATGTCTTGAATCCAAAAGAAAAATCTTATCGGGATTTTCTTCAATTATTTTATTTAATCCATCAATAAATTTTTGATTTGTAATACTACCGGGAACCTGTTGGTTTATCATAAAAATATCTAAATCTTTAATTGAGCTTTTTATATTTTCCAAAATTAAATTATCTGATTCTTCCGTACGAACATTATAAGTTCCAAAGTCAATTCTCGGCTGCTCTTTTCCGTTTAAAATTCTTTTTGAAAAAGTATACGACTCAAAATTCTCTTTTTGAATTATCATTCCGTTCGTATTAGCATTAATACTTTTTAATTGAAAAATCATTTCTTTGCCAAAAACATCCGTCCCATAAATTCCAAAAACTTTTAGCTCTTTAGGTTTCAGCGCAGAAATATTCGCGGCAACATTTGAAGCTCCGCCGAGGGTATAATATTGTTTTTTTACGGACTCTGCTTGAAGTCCGGTTTCCAAAGAGATTTCTGAACCTCGCGGATCCAAAACCCAATATGCGTCAAGACAAAAATCGCCGTATAATCCTATTTTTGTCTCATTTATTTGCTTAAAAATTTCTTTAAATCTATCAATTGTTGTTATCATTTTTCTTTCCGGTTTTTTCAGAAATTATTTATTCAATTTAAATTTGTAAACGGTTTTAGAGTTAAAAATTTCATTTGGATTTAAGATTGTACTTGGAAATTCAATATTATTTGGAGAATCGGGATAATGTTCGGTTTCCAAACAAACACCGGTTCTAGGTAAATATGCGATATTGTTTTTTCCTATAAATTTTTCAGTTAAATGATTTCCCGTATATAATTGAACAGCCGGTTCAGTTGTAAACATTTCGACAATTCGCCCACTTTTATTATCAACTAAAATAGCATTTAATTTTAAATTTCCATTAAAATTATCAAAAATAAAACAATGATCGTAACCAAATCCATTTTTTAATTGTTCATGATCCAAATTTATTCTTGAACCGATTTTGGTTAGTTTGGTAAAATCAAATGGAGTTCCGCTTACTTGATCAATTTTTCCTTTTGGAATCGCTAAAGTATCGATTGGCAAATAGTTCCCGGAGTTTATCCATAATTCATGATCCAGAATTGTATTTGTACAATCACCCGTTAAATTAAAATAAGTATGGTTCGTTAAATTTAGATGAGTCTTTTTATCTGTTTCAGCTTGATATTCAATTACCAATTCGTTTTCATTATTCAACGTGTATTTCAATATTGTTATTAAATTTCCTGGATAACCTTCTTCGCCATCCTTGCTTAAGTATTTTAATTTAATCGCACAATGATCATCGCTAATTATTTCTTCAGCTTCCCAAACTACTTTATCAAAACCTATACTGCCTCCGTGCAAATGATTCTTTCCTTCATTTGGAGTGACGTTGTATTTTATTCCGTCAATTTCAAAACTTGAATTTGAAATTCTATTTGCGTATCGGCCGCAAATGCTCCCAAAATAAGGAGTATGTTTTACATACTCATCCATTTCATCATATCCAAGAACAACGTCTTCAATTCTTCCGTTTTTATCGGGAACAAGAACCGACTGAATTATTCCTCCGTAATTTGAGATTTTTACTGACATTCCATTAGTATTTACCAGCGAAAATAAATAAACCGTTTCCGAGTTTTTTGTTTTTCCCCAAATTGTTTTTTCAATATTCATAATCTTTCCGCAATTTTAATTTATTATTCTTTGATCCAATTTTCCATAAAAGTTACATGCTTAATTGATTTTTCATTTTCTGAATTACTAAATGAATAGGTCAATTGAATTTTACCGTTCTTTGCTTGTATTACAGAAGGATAAGAAAATGAGCCTTTCTCCTTTTCTGTTTTTTCCAAATTTCTTTTCCATTTCCAGCTTTTTCCTTCATCATCAGAAAGCGCCGCGCATAAACTATATCTTCCGTCATCAACATCATTATAAATTAGGAGCCAATTGCCGCTGTGTAATTTTATAATTTCTATACTTGCTCCGGGATTTGGTATATCCGATTTTTTTGCGAATGTCCATGAATATCCTTCATCATTAGAATGACTAATAAAAATTTTCCCCGGCGAATCACCGTCATCACGCATATATGCATCAATTGTTCCGTCATTTTTAACAATCAAACTTGGCTGATTCAATCCTCTTCCAACAATCGGTAAACCGCAATTCCAAGTATTTCCATCATCTTCGGATATTGCGATAAGTCCAAAATTAAATCCATCCGAATATAACGGTAATAATATTTTACCATTTTTTAAAATTATCGGATGAGTTCTTGTCATCCAGCCCGTTTCTCTTTTCACAGGATCTTTTGCGGCTTCGATTAGCAGTTCCTCGTAAGGCAAAGCATATTCAGCCCAAGCCAATTCATCATTCGTATTTTCTTTAAATTGTTTATCTACAGTTACTTCAAATTCTTTTCCGGGTTTCATCAAAATTATATCTTGCCATTGCCAGTTTGGAGCTAAATCGTTTTCATAATCTTTTGTTGTTCTAACTTTAAGAACAGATGTTTCCCATCGATTGGCTCTCACAACAACCCAAATTAAAAACAGTTTATTTTCATTATTTAAAAATAAAATTGGATTGCAGTCGGGTTGTCCCGGAGAATCTGCCATTAAAAATGGTTTGCTCCAATTCACTTCGCCTTTTTTTAATCTTGATCCTTTTATTACCACGTCATTAGCCGTTCGTTCACCGCTGCCTTCAAACCAGCAAGTAAGAAAATCTCCATTCGGCAATTCAACAATACTGCTAGAATGAACATGTTCTTCCTGAAGCGGAAATATTAAATTTTCTTCAATTTTTGTTTGACTAAACAAAACACCGGAAATAAAAAGTACTAAAATTATTTTTTTCATTAAAAACTCTTTATTAAAATTAATTCAAAATCCAATCTACATCAAATGCTGCATGCTTAATTGAGTTTTGTTGGTTCCCTAAATGATACGAATATGTTGCATGAATTTTTCCATCTTTTGTCTGAATTACGGAAGGATATGAGTAACCTCCTTTATCCGAATGTTCAAGATGTTTTTTCCATTTCCAAGTTTTTCCTTCATCATCGGAAATTGAAACCGCCAAACTATATCTTCCATCTTCAACATCATTATAAACTAATAACCAATTGCCATTTTTTAATTTTAATACTTCAATACTTGCGCCGGGATTTAAAATTTCAGAGTCTTCTGCAAATGTCCAGTTTTCTCCATTATCGAATGATTCTGACATCATTATTCTGCCAGGTTCATCTCCGCTATCGCGCATAAATGCCGAAATTGTGCCGTCTTCTTTTTGAATAAGACTTGGTTGAATATTTCCTTTCCCCACAATTGGCAAACCGCAATTCCAATTACTTCCATCATCATCAGAAATAGCACATATTGAAAAATTAAATCCATCAGAATATAATGGGAGTAAAATTCTTCCGTTACCCAAAATTAATGGATGAATTCTAGTCATCCATCCGGTTTCCCGTTTTTTTGGATCTTTTGAAGCTTCATAAATCATTGTTTCGTAAATTGGAGCGAACCCAGACCAAGCAAATTCTTTATGCGTATTTTCCTTGAATTTTGTTTCAATCTCATCAACAAATTCATTACCAGGTTTAATAATAATAATATCTTGCCAATTCCAAATTGGAGCACCAACATTTTTGTAATCTATTGATGTCCGATATTTTAAAATGGAAGTTTCCCATTTATTAGATTGAACGACAATCCATGCTAAAAATAATTTGTTATTTTTATTAAGAAACAAAACAGGATTACAATCCGGCTGATTTGGAGTATCTGCCATTAAAAATGGTTTGCTCCAATTTTTTTCACCCTTAACTAATCTTGAGCCCATAATTGAGACGTCATTTGCGCTGCGTTCTCCGCTGCCTTGAAACCAGCAACTAAGCAAATCACCGTTCGGCAATTCAACAATACTGCTTCCATGAACGTGCTGACCTTGTAATGGAAATATAATATCCGCTTGGTAATCCTGCGCTGAAATAACTGATATTAAGGTAAAATAAATTAAAGCTTGATAAACAAATTTCATTCTAATTCCTTTTATTCAATAGGAAAAATCTTTTCTAAATTTATTTGGTTATTTTGATTTGTCACTTTATAAACCGGCCATGTATTTAATTTATTTGCCAAATCATGCGCTAATTCTCTTTTTCCATTTACAATATAAAATCTCATTCTCGTGTTTGGATTATTTTTATTTAGCTCCTCTCTAAATACCGCACGTTTCTCGTTTTGTCTCCAAGTAACTGCTAAATGCTCAACGCTGCAATCTTTAATAATAGAATAATCATTTCCCAGATATAAAAATCCATTTGATAAAGCCATTGCCGGATTTTGTTTTAGATCTTTTGGAATTTCGACAATTGTTTCTTCACCAGTACCGGCTGAATAATATATTTTATCAGATGTTTCAAACGCGATTTCAACCGCGCCATCATTCGGTCTTTTACAGTAAATATCAACCTTGTATATATTTCCATTAAATTTTTCTACTTCAATATTATAATCTTTGGCTCTCACATAAATTGGAAATGGCAAATAATCTTCCTCAAATTTTAATTCTTTTAGCTCCTTTTTTATTTTCACATTTCCGGTTTTTGTATCAACTTCAAAATATTCGTTTTCTTTCGGCAAAATATCAATTAATTCCTTAAATATTTTATCAAGAACCATTCTCGCATTTGCGACTTCATTCTCGGTGTACTGAACTTCTACCAACCACGGCGTCCAACCGCTTGAATCACTCACTTCCGAAAGCAGCAGATGTTTCCATGCTTCTTTTATTAATTCAAGAAGTTTTAATATGTTTTTCCCTAGTGACTTCGCGTAATCAATTAGTTTTTCGGCGGTTAATATTTCCCCTCGTAATTCATAGCTTAAAGCTCTTGTAATTCCATCTGTTTCAACGCCGCTTCTTTGTCTTCCCATCCACATAAATGGTCCGCAAACATTCATATTCCAAGTACCTTCAGGTATAAAGGGATAATCTGCAATTTTATAATCTTTATCGTTTTTTAATATGTCAACTAATTCTGTCATTGTTACAAACAGATAACCTTCATTCTCTAGTTTTTTAAATTCATCAATACTTTTCTTTTCTTGTTCAGGTACTTTATAAAAATTACTGTTATAATCTAAAGTATTAAATACTTCGCCATCATCAAGAAATGACCAATCCCAATCTAAATTTTTAAGTTTCTTTTCTCCGGCACCAATTAAACCCAAAATAGAATCATAACCATATTTAACATTTACCAAAGGCATTGTTTTATCTCTGTAATAAGAATGAGGATCGGAACTTGTAACAACAACATCATATTTTCCTTTTAACGCTGACGCGAGTCCCGGGGAGTATTGAATTTCCTGACCGAAAAAAACTCTTGATCTTTTCAGATTATACTTTTCTAAAATCTCATCGGAAATTTCAATTGATTTCTGAAGATCATATGCCGGATAAGCAATAAAAAATTGATCGGAATAATGTGCGATCACCAATTCAATTTGTCCGCGATCAATTAATTTTCTTAGCAATTTTAAGACTTCAGGATATTCTTCTGCCATGGTTTCTATCGCATATCCCTGGAATTCAAAATCTGCTTTGTACTGAGGATTAAGATCGAAGAATTGCAAAGCAGGATAAAGTGATTCTTTAACAATTCTGTTTTCAATTCTATAATCGCCGGCAACGTACTGAAAATTATAATGAAATAATCCAATTGCGTATTTTGGTTTTGCGAAAATTGTGCTAATACTAACTATAACAAAAACTAACAGATATTTTCTCATTTTAAACTTTTCATTTTTTTAGATTACAAAATAATTTATTTCTAAATTTTAAAGAATATTATTGGCTTTCCTCACAAATAATTTTAAGACTTTCAAAATATACTTTGGAAGGCCTTCGATCATTTGTTCCGCCAGCAATTCCAATGTTAATTGATTTTGCAAGATCTTTTATTTCCGGTGAATCTCTAACAATTTCCCAATTTGTTCCATCGTAACTAAAATAACTAATAAATTTATTGCCATCTCTAATCAGTTTTAACCAAACTGGGAAAGGATTTTTCTTTTCATAATTAAAACTTTTAGTATTGTGCATCGAGCCATCGGCAAATTCATCCCATTGCGCACCATTTCTCTTTGGGGTAGAAAAAACTAAAAATGATCCTTTGCATCCAATTTCATCCACATTACTTTTTGTAATATCATTTCTAACGAATAACCCAGCTCTAAACCACTCGCTTACTCCTTCTCCAAATTTCTGAACTTTAACTAAGGCAATAAAATTTCCCGAAATCTTTCTATTCAAATAAATTGTACCATAAGAATCCTCGGCGTGTAAAAAATCGGTGCCGGAAGCTTCAATCTCAAAAATATTTTTGTCAATTGAGAAATTAAAATTACACGGCTGCGCGGTTGTTGAGCAAAATGTAGAAAGATCCTTATCTGATATTTTCTGCTCCTCACCTTTGTAAACTTCAATTTCAATCGGTTCATAATTTCCAATTGTTATTTTATGTTTTCCTAAATTAGGAATAATAGAAAAATTTACTTCCGAAATTTCATTCTCATTTAAACTGACTGACTTGGTTTCTGCAATTTTATTATCAACCAACAATTCAATTTTGAATTCTTGCTTTGCATTTTTTATATTCTGTACAACACTTTTTATAATTACATTTTCTTCTAATGGTAATTTATTCATTGAAGAGCGAATATCATTAACGACAAATTTTAACGGCTCACCTTTTACATTTATTTCTAATTCTGAACTTTCGTTTATAGAAATTCTATGTTTTCCCGGTTCATAAAATTGATAAATAAATTCTATTGTTCTAATATTATTTGAAATTATAGGAAACTTTTTACTTTCAGCAATTTTACCATCAATGTATAGATCAACACTTTCTATTCCACTTGAACCTAAATTTTTTACCTCGCTTTTTATCGAAACTTTTTCACCGGTTAAATATTCCTTTTTCTCATTTATTATTACAGAACCGGTATAAAATTTCGGATTTCCCAAGATTAATTTTTCGGGATCGTTTACTGGCTTTTCAATTAAAAAATTATCTTTATAAATATTATCTGTAATATATGCGGCACATAATTTCATTTCAGCTTGTTTTAAGTTGTAATAAATATTGTCGAAAGCATTCCATCCTTTCGACATGTTTTGAAAAAAGAATCCAACATTTTCGTTAGTTGGTGCAGGTCGTACATCATGAACCAAATTATTTCTTACAATAGAACCCGGACTCAAACCAAAAACCGCTATACCGCCTTCATCATCTCTCAGCATTGTGGCATATTCAACATGATTATATTCTACCAAATAATTTCCATCGCTTGATTCTTCTACATTAGGCCAACTGCCTACTGCTAAGCCGTAACTTCCAACATTGGAGACAAAATTATGATTAATTTCTGTTCTAAGCGTGTTTGACGCGCCAATTCCCATATGCGCATACTCGCCGCCTTCAATTTCATTGTAAGAAATTGTATTATCATAAACCATGTCATTCCAAGATTCAGGTTTTGCCGCACCTCTTAATTCAATTCCGCTGCCTTCAAAATTCATAATCTTATTTTTTGTAATCAAATTTTTATAACTGCCCAAACCTAATTTAATTGGAGTTTGTCCGACATTGTTGATCTTACAATTTATAATCTCGCAATTATTTGCGTATACAAGATCAAGAGTCGCTTCACCGCCAAAAGAAGTTGTAGTAAATTCCAAATTGTAAAATCTTAAATTTCTAATAGGTTTATCTTTCTTTCCAATAACTTTGAAAAGGGATTTAGAATAAGGCACATAAACATCCGCTTCATTAAGATTCGTATTTTCATTTGAAGGTAAAAATGACAATATTTTTTTTGAACTATTATAAAACCATTCTCCGGCAGTATCCAAAATTGATTCAACATTATCAATAAAGTATTTTGGAGGAATGATCATTATTTCCGAATTGGGTTTTTCTAAATACGCAATATTATTTACTTCATCAATTTTAGATATTTTTCCAAAAACAGTTCCCCATCTTACGAACATTGTCAAATTATTTGTAGATAAATTTTCCCAATTCTTTAAATCACCTTTGTTAAATTTAAATGAGCTTGAATCGGTTGGAATACCGACTGTATTAAAGAATCCCTTATTTGGAGCCCTAGCGAGAGTTTGTCTTTTCCCATTAACATATAATTCTTTAACTTTACTTAAATTTACTTTTGTCTGCCAAATTCCGTTTTCGGCTTTGATCCAATTAGCTATTTTTTTACCGCCGGAGATTACCGCATTTTCACCCGGATAAGAAGCATAAGTCACAAAGTAATCTTTTAATTTATGGTATTCAAATGCTCCAGTCGGAAGATCCGTTTCTACTCTTTCTCCGCCATCATTAGGTGAAAAAGTAATTGAACTGTCAATTGAATAAATTCCTTCTCTTATTAAAACAAGAATATCATTTCCACTGCCGAATTTATGAGTTGAACCTATAAATCTTTTTTCAACCGGCGGAAGTTTTTCTTTATAGATTTTTTGCTTTAGATTAATAACTGCTATTCTTGCTCTTTCAATTGTGGCAAATGGTCCATCAGTTTTTTTTGCGTTTGGTTCCGCCAATTTACCTGACCAATTATCATTCCCTTTTGTCGACACATAAAAATCGGCGGTTTTGTTTTCAAGATTATACTCTTTGTAAATTTCACCTCTGAGAAATCTTCCTTGTGAAAACAAATGTCCAGTAAGAACCAATATTATAAATAAAGTATGATAAACAAAAAATGCGTTAATATGCTCGGGTTTAAATTTCATTTTAATTCCAGTTTAGATTA is a genomic window containing:
- a CDS encoding right-handed parallel beta-helix repeat-containing protein, producing the protein MKFKPEHINAFFVYHTLFIILVLTGHLFSQGRFLRGEIYKEYNLENKTADFYVSTKGNDNWSGKLAEPNAKKTDGPFATIERARIAVINLKQKIYKEKLPPVEKRFIGSTHKFGSGNDILVLIREGIYSIDSSITFSPNDGGERVETDLPTGAFEYHKLKDYFVTYASYPGENAVISGGKKIANWIKAENGIWQTKVNLSKVKELYVNGKRQTLARAPNKGFFNTVGIPTDSSSFKFNKGDLKNWENLSTNNLTMFVRWGTVFGKISKIDEVNNIAYLEKPNSEIMIIPPKYFIDNVESILDTAGEWFYNSSKKILSFLPSNENTNLNEADVYVPYSKSLFKVIGKKDKPIRNLRFYNLEFTTTSFGGEATLDLVYANNCEIINCKINNVGQTPIKLGLGSYKNLITKNKIMNFEGSGIELRGAAKPESWNDMVYDNTISYNEIEGGEYAHMGIGASNTLRTEINHNFVSNVGSYGLAVGSWPNVEESSDGNYLVEYNHVEYATMLRDDEGGIAVFGLSPGSIVRNNLVHDVRPAPTNENVGFFFQNMSKGWNAFDNIYYNLKQAEMKLCAAYITDNIYKDNFLIEKPVNDPEKLILGNPKFYTGSVIINEKKEYLTGEKVSIKSEVKNLGSSGIESVDLYIDGKIAESKKFPIISNNIRTIEFIYQFYEPGKHRISINESSELEINVKGEPLKFVVNDIRSSMNKLPLEENVIIKSVVQNIKNAKQEFKIELLVDNKIAETKSVSLNENEISEVNFSIIPNLGKHKITIGNYEPIEIEVYKGEEQKISDKDLSTFCSTTAQPCNFNFSIDKNIFEIEASGTDFLHAEDSYGTIYLNRKISGNFIALVKVQKFGEGVSEWFRAGLFVRNDITKSNVDEIGCKGSFLVFSTPKRNGAQWDEFADGSMHNTKSFNYEKKNPFPVWLKLIRDGNKFISYFSYDGTNWEIVRDSPEIKDLAKSINIGIAGGTNDRRPSKVYFESLKIICEESQ